Proteins encoded in a region of the Fusibacter sp. A1 genome:
- a CDS encoding ferric reductase-like transmembrane domain-containing protein has product MKKTVIALLYLLSPFLLVFTIGHSSPIKYASIGRALPMVVGVVGYTWLLWQFVLSARPKFIEKHFGLDKMYRLHGVVAVVALCLVLVHKTVNENLYGETIVTSLESVAFTLFAGVSAISMMFMWTSVFSKFEILQKVIKGVSSIKAFAYERLKLIHNLTIVGMVFMQIHVLMSSSASSSRLIFDLYMLYFFIAVGSYLYHKCIKPWLLEKRLYEISDLKKESEDILTIVIRPKSGSSMEYQPGQFGYFTLMSDRMPLEEHPFSISSSPSDGSELSITVKELGDFTRSTSNLKIGDRVKVEGPYGKFSYLRYKNEASSIFIAGGIGITPVLGMIDQISCTNRMRPVLLIWAVRSGSDLIRYEWLKKLQTVMPNFVFVPVVSSDRNWTGRSGRLNYDVVKNILAEVDFIDERTGYYVCASPNLTDNVRQYLKKLGTSKKQIHYEKFTV; this is encoded by the coding sequence ATGAAAAAAACTGTCATCGCATTACTCTATCTTTTAAGCCCGTTTTTGCTGGTTTTCACAATCGGTCACAGCAGTCCTATAAAATACGCAAGCATAGGGCGTGCACTTCCTATGGTTGTCGGTGTGGTGGGATATACGTGGTTGTTGTGGCAATTCGTGTTGAGTGCTAGACCGAAGTTTATTGAAAAGCATTTTGGTCTGGATAAGATGTATCGATTGCACGGTGTAGTCGCCGTGGTCGCACTTTGCCTGGTGCTCGTGCATAAGACCGTCAACGAAAACCTATACGGGGAGACGATTGTAACAAGCCTGGAATCTGTAGCGTTTACCCTATTTGCAGGTGTGAGCGCGATATCGATGATGTTCATGTGGACGAGCGTGTTTTCAAAATTTGAGATACTCCAAAAGGTGATAAAAGGGGTATCGAGTATCAAGGCCTTTGCTTATGAGCGATTGAAGCTTATTCATAACCTAACCATAGTAGGCATGGTGTTCATGCAAATCCATGTTCTGATGTCGAGTTCTGCAAGTTCATCAAGGCTGATCTTTGACTTATACATGTTGTATTTTTTCATTGCGGTGGGGTCATACCTTTATCATAAGTGCATCAAACCATGGTTACTTGAAAAGAGATTGTATGAGATTTCAGACCTAAAGAAAGAGTCGGAAGACATACTGACGATCGTCATCCGACCAAAATCCGGCAGTAGTATGGAGTATCAGCCTGGCCAGTTCGGTTACTTTACGTTGATGTCCGATCGAATGCCTCTTGAGGAACATCCTTTTTCGATTTCATCGTCCCCTTCGGATGGAAGTGAGCTGTCGATCACAGTCAAGGAGCTCGGGGATTTTACGAGGTCGACAAGCAACCTGAAAATCGGAGATCGCGTCAAGGTGGAAGGACCTTATGGAAAATTCAGCTATCTACGATACAAAAACGAGGCTTCGAGCATCTTTATCGCAGGTGGCATAGGGATCACTCCGGTACTCGGCATGATCGATCAGATCAGTTGCACGAACAGGATGAGACCGGTGCTTCTGATCTGGGCGGTAAGAAGCGGAAGCGACCTGATAAGATATGAGTGGTTAAAAAAACTACAGACAGTAATGCCCAATTTTGTTTTCGTACCGGTTGTCTCTTCTGATAGAAACTGGACGGGAAGATCAGGAAGGCTTAACTATGATGTTGTCAAAAACATACTGGCTGAAGTCGATTTTATCGATGAGCGTACTGGGTATTATGTCTGCGCTTCACCGAATCTGACAGATAACGTGAGGCAATACCTAAAAAAACTGGGTACAAGTAAAAAACAGATTCATTATGAGAAGTTTACGGTATAA
- a CDS encoding cytochrome b5 domain-containing protein produces the protein MKKNVGFRLIVSILSISVMFFAIYQVAFAATYGGGIFGRSDVKQSVVLDAVTSDAAITFTIESLNKFDGMNGNPAYVAVDGIVYDMTKIGSWKNGKHQGLSAGTDLSVEFAQSPHSKTILDQAVVVGRLIDLVKGSDFTNTPASVTTVEEPVDAVTSASTADKEVAPANGSADQQKPKSSVAAFTIDWLAAFNGQNGNPAYIAVNGIIYDVSDLGAWDGGTHKGITAGKDVTSQFEGSPHSKSILDLARVVGKLQSPTAAPIVDSPTAASTTTTETTTTTTASATWSLEALARYNGMNGARAYIAVKGTIYDVSGIGSWSSGSHKGIKAGQDVTAAFSSSPHSASLLSQLPIVARLGDVMAENVIAINPSVSIANPTTIGVDDEDDDDDDDDDDDDDDDDDDDDDDDDDDDDDDDDDDDDDDD, from the coding sequence ATGAAAAAGAATGTTGGTTTTAGATTGATAGTCAGTATTTTAAGTATTAGTGTGATGTTCTTTGCAATATATCAAGTCGCATTTGCGGCTACTTACGGAGGAGGCATTTTTGGAAGAAGCGATGTCAAGCAATCAGTCGTACTGGACGCTGTGACTTCGGACGCTGCGATTACCTTCACTATTGAATCATTAAACAAGTTTGATGGGATGAACGGTAATCCAGCGTATGTCGCAGTGGACGGTATCGTGTACGATATGACAAAAATCGGTTCATGGAAGAACGGCAAGCATCAGGGTTTGTCGGCAGGAACAGATCTTAGCGTCGAGTTCGCCCAGTCGCCTCATTCCAAAACCATACTCGATCAAGCGGTGGTTGTCGGGAGATTGATCGATCTGGTCAAAGGAAGCGATTTTACGAACACGCCTGCTTCGGTTACTACTGTGGAGGAACCTGTAGATGCGGTGACTTCGGCATCTACTGCTGATAAAGAAGTAGCGCCTGCCAACGGTTCGGCGGATCAGCAAAAGCCCAAGTCTTCAGTAGCTGCTTTTACAATCGATTGGCTAGCCGCTTTTAACGGACAAAATGGAAATCCCGCATATATTGCAGTTAATGGAATCATTTATGATGTAAGTGACCTTGGAGCATGGGACGGCGGAACTCACAAGGGTATTACGGCGGGTAAGGACGTAACGTCTCAATTTGAAGGTTCGCCGCATAGCAAGTCTATTCTTGACCTTGCAAGGGTGGTAGGGAAACTTCAAAGCCCTACGGCTGCACCTATAGTTGATTCACCAACAGCCGCTAGCACGACTACCACTGAGACTACCACTACGACTACAGCAAGTGCGACATGGTCACTTGAAGCACTTGCCAGGTATAACGGAATGAATGGAGCCCGAGCCTATATCGCAGTCAAGGGTACCATTTACGATGTGTCGGGAATTGGCAGTTGGAGCAGTGGAAGCCATAAGGGAATAAAAGCGGGGCAGGATGTCACCGCAGCCTTTTCTTCTTCACCGCATTCAGCTTCACTTCTTAGCCAATTGCCTATCGTTGCAAGACTAGGCGATGTGATGGCTGAAAACGTGATCGCGATAAATCCATCAGTATCCATCGCCAATCCGACGACTATCGGTGTGGACGATGAAGACGATGATGATGACGACGATGATGACGACGATGATGACGACGATGACGACGACGATGACGATGACGATGACGATGACGACGATGACGACGATGACGACGATGACGATGATGACGATTAA
- a CDS encoding response regulator transcription factor, producing MLILLAEDDVKIARLLIHLFKKDGYQIDHAKDGEEAILYAQSNHYEVVVLDWMMPRKSGIDVLKSLRSSAYQGGIIMLTAKDTIDDKIEGLELGADDYLSKPFEYRELLARVKALGRRSTKKLAKDIVKVQQFELDRIHKTVSVLGEDLGLTNREFQLFSLLLENNHQVVTRELIIDRIWGLDQEVSQNNLDAFIRLLRKKIAKVVDGTVIVNVRGIGYKVEV from the coding sequence ATGCTCATTCTACTAGCGGAAGACGATGTTAAGATAGCAAGGCTTCTAATCCATCTGTTCAAAAAGGACGGATATCAGATCGATCATGCCAAAGATGGCGAAGAGGCTATTTTATACGCACAGTCAAATCATTATGAGGTTGTGGTCTTAGATTGGATGATGCCGAGAAAATCAGGAATAGATGTGCTGAAATCTCTCAGAAGCAGTGCTTATCAAGGTGGTATAATCATGCTCACTGCAAAAGATACGATCGATGATAAGATCGAAGGACTAGAACTTGGTGCGGACGACTATTTGAGCAAACCTTTTGAATATCGTGAATTGCTTGCAAGGGTCAAGGCGCTAGGCAGGAGAAGTACAAAAAAACTTGCGAAAGACATTGTTAAAGTCCAACAGTTTGAACTCGACCGCATACACAAGACCGTGTCTGTCTTAGGTGAGGATTTGGGACTGACAAACCGTGAGTTTCAGTTGTTCAGTCTACTGCTTGAGAACAACCATCAGGTGGTGACAAGAGAGCTTATCATCGACAGGATATGGGGCCTTGATCAAGAGGTCAGTCAGAATAATCTGGATGCTTTTATCAGACTTTTACGAAAGAAAATCGCAAAAGTGGTAGATGGTACGGTAATCGTCAATGTAAGAGGGATAGGATACAAAGTGGAGGTCTGA
- a CDS encoding cell wall metabolism sensor histidine kinase WalK gives MFRRLQLKMTVYYTLILIGILVATNLSVYLLMVNYNNYQIASEIKFMLESIESSEWLYETDTDADDLPEADEASIRPMFLSSGDETSNDKDDDEDDDDEKEDDDGKYDDDLDVPKQTDSEPEIETSTAIDETQTSGEDESGPESIEQLILPKTEDLLIPKILDSFSFYAIYDNQDHLVRRKSDNEDVFNQLVDKSMLIKEGDTPSVAEVRSERELYYLIAKMPIIIQNQRLGHYVVFKDVTLVFETLRNLVKILIYSFIAGVIVSVGIGYLIAGRSLKPIIRAYESKQVFLANASHELKTPLSIIMLSTETLEGEVDESKTFERGIITGIKEETMKMNELVRNLLFLARSDNHTIASAKEELDLSVLLSGESDKFKRFATAKAIAVEEIITPGIRYHGDKRLLAQAFGILIDNAIKYTKEHGQVVIKIENVQSVKHVSARVTISDSGIGIPTDELANIFDRFYRLDSSRSKETGGHGLGLSIAKEIIEDHGGSIRVNSIENIGTTFMVDL, from the coding sequence ATGTTTAGGAGACTACAGCTGAAAATGACGGTTTACTATACGCTCATTCTCATCGGAATCCTTGTGGCGACCAATCTAAGTGTCTATTTGCTGATGGTCAATTATAACAATTATCAGATCGCATCAGAAATCAAGTTTATGCTTGAAAGTATTGAAAGTTCCGAGTGGTTATACGAAACAGATACTGATGCGGATGATTTGCCAGAGGCGGATGAAGCGAGTATCAGACCGATGTTCCTCTCAAGTGGCGATGAAACGAGTAATGATAAGGATGACGATGAGGATGACGACGATGAAAAAGAGGATGACGACGGAAAATACGATGACGATCTAGACGTTCCTAAGCAAACCGACAGCGAGCCAGAAATCGAAACTTCAACGGCGATTGATGAAACTCAGACATCGGGCGAGGATGAATCTGGACCCGAATCGATTGAGCAACTCATTCTTCCTAAAACGGAAGATCTGCTGATACCAAAGATCCTTGATTCCTTTTCGTTTTACGCGATTTATGACAATCAGGATCATCTGGTGCGTCGAAAGTCCGACAACGAGGATGTCTTCAATCAGCTGGTGGATAAAAGCATGTTGATTAAAGAAGGGGACACACCAAGTGTTGCTGAGGTTCGATCGGAGCGCGAATTATATTACTTGATTGCCAAGATGCCGATTATCATCCAAAACCAAAGATTAGGACACTACGTCGTATTCAAGGATGTCACCCTAGTGTTCGAGACCTTAAGAAACCTGGTGAAAATACTCATCTATAGCTTTATCGCAGGTGTTATCGTTTCGGTTGGTATAGGATACCTTATCGCTGGCAGAAGCCTTAAACCAATCATTCGGGCTTATGAGTCGAAGCAAGTGTTTTTAGCAAACGCGTCACATGAACTTAAAACTCCGCTGAGCATCATCATGCTGTCGACAGAAACCCTAGAAGGTGAGGTTGATGAAAGCAAGACTTTTGAACGTGGAATCATCACCGGTATAAAAGAAGAGACGATGAAGATGAACGAGCTTGTTAGAAACCTGCTGTTTTTAGCAAGAAGTGACAATCACACAATCGCTTCGGCAAAGGAGGAGCTTGATCTATCGGTACTTCTATCAGGCGAGTCAGATAAGTTTAAACGCTTTGCTACGGCAAAAGCCATAGCGGTGGAAGAAATCATAACCCCTGGTATTAGATATCACGGTGATAAGCGACTACTCGCCCAAGCATTTGGTATTCTCATTGATAACGCAATCAAATACACGAAAGAGCATGGCCAGGTCGTTATCAAAATTGAAAATGTCCAAAGCGTTAAACATGTTAGCGCGAGGGTGACGATCAGTGATTCAGGTATCGGTATTCCAACTGATGAGCTTGCCAATATCTTTGATAGGTTCTATCGACTGGATTCTTCAAGGTCGAAGGAGACAGGAGGACATGGTCTTGGTCTTTCAATCGCTAAGGAGATTATCGAGGATCATGGGGGTAGCATTCGTGTTAACAGTATTGAGAACATCGGTACTACCTTTATGGTCGATTTGTAA
- the pflB gene encoding formate C-acetyltransferase, with product MEQWNGFVEGIWQERINVRSFIQKNYASYLGDESFLEGISHKTEAVWKKCEQLLREELEKGVLDIDVENISGIDNFEPGYIDRDNEVIVGLQTDAPLKRMINPYGGVRMVQTALEAYGFDHSKKVEEIFGKYRKTHNQGVFDAYSKETLLARKTGLLTGLPDAYGRGRIIGDYRRIALYGLDRLIEEKIKDHDKLSGVFSEELIRLKEEVKDQIRALKETKSMALKYGIDLSQPANNAKEAVQFVYMGYLAAIKENNGAAMSLGRISSFLDIYFERDLKKGAITEYEVQELIDQLVIKLRLARHLRTPDYNELFAGDPTWVTEAIGGMSIHGIPLVTKTSFRFLHTLTNLGAAPEPNMTVLWSENLPENFKSYCAKMSIETAAIQYENDDIMRGVYGDDYGIACCVSAMELGKQYQFFGARCNLAKSLLYAINGGVDEMTGIKVIEGVKKLHADRLDYETVKDNFYKVIDEVAKLYVSTMNTIHYMHDKYAYEAGQMALHDTDVDPIMAFGVAGMSVVADSLSAIKYAAVKPVVVDGVTVDFEIEGAFPKFGNDDDRVDDIAVEVLKVFIRSLRKHKAYKNAEHTLSVLTITSNVVYGKKTGATPDGRKQGDPFAPGANPMHGRDENGALASLNSVAKLPYRNVCEDGISNTFTVVPGALGKTLDERRVNLYRIMDGYFAQAAHHLNVNVFDKEMLIDAIDHPEKYPNLTIRVSGYAVNFNRLSREQQLDVINRTFHRSV from the coding sequence ATGGAGCAGTGGAATGGTTTTGTAGAAGGTATATGGCAGGAAAGGATCAATGTAAGAAGTTTTATCCAAAAAAACTATGCAAGCTACTTAGGTGACGAGTCATTCTTAGAGGGCATCAGCCATAAGACTGAAGCGGTTTGGAAAAAATGCGAACAACTGCTTAGGGAAGAACTTGAAAAAGGTGTCTTGGATATCGATGTGGAGAACATCTCGGGGATCGACAACTTTGAACCGGGATATATCGATAGGGACAATGAAGTGATTGTTGGTCTGCAAACCGATGCTCCGCTAAAGCGGATGATCAACCCTTATGGTGGGGTAAGAATGGTGCAGACTGCCCTTGAAGCCTACGGATTTGATCATAGTAAAAAGGTGGAGGAGATATTCGGCAAGTACAGAAAAACACATAATCAGGGAGTGTTTGACGCCTATTCTAAAGAAACGCTTCTTGCTAGAAAAACAGGACTTTTGACCGGTCTTCCCGACGCTTATGGAAGAGGACGCATTATCGGCGATTACCGTAGAATTGCTCTTTACGGGCTTGACAGGCTGATCGAGGAAAAAATCAAAGACCATGATAAGCTCAGCGGGGTCTTTAGCGAGGAACTGATTCGCTTAAAAGAAGAAGTTAAGGATCAGATACGCGCCCTTAAGGAGACAAAAAGCATGGCGCTTAAATACGGGATAGATCTCTCTCAACCCGCAAACAATGCCAAAGAGGCGGTTCAATTTGTCTACATGGGATACTTGGCAGCTATCAAAGAAAACAACGGTGCTGCGATGAGTCTAGGCCGCATCAGTTCGTTTTTAGACATCTATTTCGAAAGGGACCTGAAAAAAGGAGCGATCACCGAATATGAAGTCCAGGAGCTGATCGATCAGCTGGTGATCAAACTGAGACTTGCAAGACATCTGAGGACGCCGGATTATAACGAACTTTTTGCAGGGGATCCTACATGGGTGACAGAAGCGATCGGCGGAATGAGCATTCATGGAATCCCTCTTGTGACCAAGACCTCCTTTAGGTTTTTACATACGCTAACCAATCTAGGAGCTGCTCCAGAACCTAATATGACCGTGTTGTGGTCTGAGAACCTTCCGGAGAACTTTAAGAGCTACTGCGCGAAAATGTCGATCGAGACGGCTGCGATCCAATACGAAAATGATGACATCATGCGCGGTGTCTACGGTGATGATTATGGAATAGCATGCTGCGTTTCAGCAATGGAGCTTGGCAAGCAGTATCAGTTTTTTGGAGCAAGGTGCAATTTGGCAAAATCGCTGCTTTACGCCATTAACGGTGGAGTGGATGAAATGACTGGGATCAAGGTGATCGAAGGCGTTAAAAAACTCCATGCCGACAGGCTTGATTATGAAACGGTGAAAGATAATTTCTATAAGGTGATCGATGAGGTTGCAAAGCTCTATGTCAGCACGATGAACACCATTCATTATATGCACGACAAATACGCATACGAAGCCGGTCAGATGGCGCTGCACGATACCGATGTAGATCCGATCATGGCATTTGGGGTCGCCGGCATGTCTGTGGTGGCAGACTCCTTAAGCGCCATAAAATACGCGGCTGTAAAGCCAGTGGTGGTCGACGGGGTCACGGTCGACTTTGAGATTGAAGGAGCGTTTCCTAAGTTTGGCAATGACGATGACAGAGTGGACGATATCGCAGTAGAGGTGCTTAAAGTATTCATAAGATCCCTTAGAAAGCATAAGGCGTATAAGAACGCAGAACACACACTTTCGGTGCTTACAATCACGTCGAATGTGGTGTATGGCAAAAAAACAGGTGCCACCCCAGATGGAAGAAAACAAGGTGATCCTTTTGCCCCTGGTGCGAATCCGATGCATGGAAGAGATGAGAATGGAGCGCTTGCCTCCCTCAATTCGGTGGCTAAACTTCCGTACAGAAACGTCTGTGAAGACGGTATCTCGAATACGTTCACAGTGGTGCCGGGTGCGCTTGGAAAAACTCTTGATGAAAGAAGGGTCAATCTTTACCGAATTATGGACGGTTACTTTGCCCAAGCGGCGCATCATTTGAATGTGAACGTGTTCGATAAGGAAATGCTGATTGATGCGATCGATCATCCTGAGAAGTATCCGAACTTGACGATCAGGGTTTCAGGATATGCGGTCAACTTCAATAGACTATCCAGGGAGCAGCAACTTGATGTGATCAACAGAACGTTCCATAGGAGCGTATGA
- the pflA gene encoding pyruvate formate-lyase-activating protein produces the protein MGRIHAIESMGLLDGPGIRVVVFFQGCELRCDYCHNPDSWNMDGGTEYSYEELVKKVKRYQPYFKRSGGGVTCSGGEPLLQGEFLYEFLKSCKEAGIHTAIDTAGYSYDSRWIAKILEQTDLVILDIKHTHEEGFCELTGGAYPVLLKFIDLLNEGGSKVWVRHVVRPGVSDASEHLKSVEHLAYRLKNLERIEWLPYHTMGLEKYEKMGRTYLKK, from the coding sequence GTGGGAAGAATACACGCGATTGAGTCGATGGGGCTGCTTGATGGTCCTGGCATTAGGGTGGTCGTATTTTTTCAGGGGTGCGAGTTGAGATGTGACTACTGCCATAATCCGGATTCATGGAACATGGATGGCGGGACAGAATATTCCTATGAGGAACTGGTAAAAAAAGTGAAAAGGTATCAGCCGTATTTCAAACGTTCTGGCGGTGGTGTGACCTGTTCTGGAGGCGAGCCTCTTTTACAAGGGGAGTTCTTGTATGAATTTTTAAAATCCTGTAAAGAGGCCGGTATACACACAGCGATAGACACCGCCGGCTACAGTTATGACTCAAGATGGATCGCTAAAATCCTTGAACAGACCGATTTGGTGATTCTCGATATCAAGCATACCCATGAAGAGGGGTTTTGTGAACTGACAGGAGGCGCTTATCCGGTTCTCTTAAAGTTTATCGATTTGCTGAACGAGGGTGGGTCAAAAGTGTGGGTCAGGCACGTCGTAAGACCGGGTGTATCCGATGCTTCAGAACATCTAAAAAGTGTGGAGCACCTTGCGTACAGGCTCAAGAATCTTGAAAGGATCGAGTGGCTGCCTTACCATACGATGGGACTTGAAAAGTATGAAAAGATGGGAAGAACCTATCTCAAAAAATAA
- the dapD gene encoding 2,3,4,5-tetrahydropyridine-2,6-dicarboxylate N-acetyltransferase — protein sequence MPEYDFTDPYQIAKFIKDAKKSTPVKVHIQGDLSAITSPSIKIFGQGSYWFLIGEYDDIKVFIANNASMITDYYVEGDRRNSAIPTLDIKSINARIEPGAIIRDRVHIGTGAVIMMGAVINIGASVGEGAMIDMNAVLGARATVGTNVHVGAGAVLAGVLEPPSATPVIVENDVLIGANAVILEGVRIGEGSVVAAGAVVTSDVPAGAVVAGSPAKVIKMKDAKTQEKTKLLQDLREI from the coding sequence ATGCCAGAATATGATTTTACAGACCCATACCAAATTGCCAAGTTCATCAAGGATGCCAAGAAATCCACGCCTGTTAAAGTTCATATTCAGGGTGACCTTAGCGCCATCACTTCACCATCGATAAAAATATTCGGACAAGGTAGTTACTGGTTCCTTATCGGCGAATACGATGACATTAAAGTTTTCATCGCCAACAACGCATCGATGATCACAGACTACTATGTCGAAGGCGACCGCAGAAACTCCGCGATTCCTACACTTGACATTAAATCCATCAATGCAAGGATCGAACCAGGCGCGATCATCAGAGACAGAGTCCATATCGGTACTGGTGCAGTAATCATGATGGGAGCGGTAATCAATATAGGGGCATCAGTAGGCGAAGGTGCGATGATTGACATGAATGCCGTGCTAGGCGCGCGGGCCACTGTAGGCACAAACGTCCACGTCGGTGCGGGCGCAGTACTTGCAGGAGTTCTCGAACCACCTTCAGCGACACCGGTGATTGTCGAAAACGACGTACTGATAGGCGCTAACGCGGTTATCCTTGAAGGCGTGCGTATCGGTGAAGGCTCTGTTGTGGCAGCAGGCGCTGTCGTAACTTCTGATGTGCCAGCTGGTGCCGTGGTGGCCGGTTCGCCTGCAAAAGTCATTAAAATGAAAGACGCCAAGACTCAGGAGAAGACAAAACTTTTACAGGACTTGAGAGAAATATGA
- the dapB gene encoding 4-hydroxy-tetrahydrodipicolinate reductase — MNILLNGCTGTMGKVVEGLVKEDEAATITVGTDLRHAACDYPVYQSFDLVVSTFDVIIDFSHHSMVDALIAFALKMNRPAVICTTGLSQQTIRLIDEASKKIPVFRSANMSYGINLIESILEEYAALMTDSFDVEIIEKHHNRKEDAPSGTALMLADAVHRATDHRLHNTYGRHGNQAKRLPLELGIHAVRGGTLVGEHEVIFAGCEEDITIKHQAQSRAVFARGALRAAHFLMNKEPGLYTMHDLIKEDKNARI, encoded by the coding sequence ATGAACATCCTTTTAAACGGTTGCACAGGAACCATGGGTAAGGTCGTTGAGGGCCTCGTCAAAGAAGACGAAGCAGCGACGATCACAGTCGGTACCGATTTACGGCATGCGGCATGTGATTACCCGGTATACCAGTCCTTTGACCTAGTGGTCTCTACATTCGATGTCATCATCGACTTCTCACACCATAGCATGGTAGATGCGCTTATCGCATTCGCACTGAAAATGAATCGACCGGCGGTCATCTGTACGACAGGACTTTCACAGCAGACAATTCGTCTGATCGATGAAGCCTCGAAGAAAATTCCGGTTTTCAGATCTGCCAACATGTCCTACGGTATTAATCTGATCGAGAGTATTTTAGAGGAGTACGCAGCCCTTATGACAGACAGCTTCGATGTGGAAATCATCGAAAAACATCATAATAGAAAAGAAGACGCACCATCTGGCACGGCGCTTATGCTGGCTGATGCCGTTCACAGGGCGACTGACCATAGACTTCATAACACATATGGCCGACATGGCAATCAAGCAAAACGCCTCCCCCTCGAACTGGGAATACACGCAGTTAGAGGCGGAACTCTTGTCGGTGAGCACGAGGTGATTTTCGCAGGATGCGAAGAGGACATCACCATCAAACACCAGGCGCAGTCGCGGGCGGTGTTTGCCAGAGGCGCGCTAAGAGCGGCTCATTTCCTAATGAACAAAGAACCAGGACTTTATACGATGCACGACTTAATAAAGGAGGACAAAAATGCCAGAATATGA
- the dapA gene encoding 4-hydroxy-tetrahydrodipicolinate synthase, with product MIFTGSATALVTPFEPDGGIDYESFGNLIDWQIESGTSALVILGTTGEAATLLEEELKEVMVFAVARINKRVPVIFGTGSNNTLTAVKMTKFAQAVGADAALIVNPYYNKSSQEGIYRHYQAIHDQTDLPILLYNVPSRTGANIEPRTIARLKSFDRIVGIKQATSNLSEIVEVAMLIDDGFKLYSGNDDMIHSFLSLGASGVISVVSNIDPGKVAELCSSYFNNDHKRSLEIQFQLKPLVDALFSVTNPIPVKAALSSLGKINNHLRLPLIPLNDQEHRALDQVLLAYGLEV from the coding sequence ATGATTTTTACAGGTTCAGCTACAGCGCTAGTCACCCCGTTCGAACCGGACGGGGGCATCGACTATGAATCATTTGGAAACCTAATCGACTGGCAAATCGAATCCGGAACAAGCGCTCTTGTCATTCTAGGAACCACCGGCGAGGCAGCCACACTTTTAGAGGAGGAACTCAAAGAGGTGATGGTATTCGCAGTGGCAAGGATCAATAAACGCGTACCGGTGATCTTCGGCACAGGAAGCAACAATACGCTTACCGCCGTCAAAATGACTAAATTCGCACAAGCTGTCGGAGCTGATGCGGCCCTAATTGTAAATCCATATTACAACAAAAGCTCGCAAGAAGGCATTTACCGCCACTATCAGGCGATACACGATCAGACGGATCTGCCGATCCTCCTTTACAATGTGCCAAGCAGGACCGGGGCCAACATCGAACCGCGCACCATAGCAAGACTTAAGTCTTTTGATCGCATCGTCGGCATCAAACAGGCGACGTCCAATCTGTCAGAAATCGTCGAAGTGGCAATGCTTATTGATGACGGATTCAAGCTATACTCTGGAAACGATGACATGATCCATAGTTTCCTTTCCCTTGGAGCAAGCGGAGTCATCTCGGTGGTTTCCAATATCGATCCCGGCAAAGTAGCTGAACTCTGCAGTAGCTATTTCAACAACGACCACAAGCGATCGCTTGAAATTCAATTTCAACTCAAACCTTTGGTCGATGCGCTCTTTTCAGTAACGAATCCGATTCCTGTCAAAGCTGCGCTTAGCAGTCTCGGTAAAATCAATAATCATCTGAGACTTCCCCTGATACCGTTAAACGATCAGGAGCATAGAGCGCTTGACCAGGTCTTACTTGCATACGGATTGGAGGTCTGA